Within Pseudomonas cichorii, the genomic segment GCCTTCAATGCCTCACCGACCATTCACCAGGGCGTGGAAGCGGGCCTCAATACCCGGCTCTGGGAAAACCCTCAGGGTGACCAGTTACGCTGGCGTCAGGTGTACACCTGGAACGACTTCCACTACCGCAACGACGAAGCGTTCGGCGACAACTCGTTGCCCGGCATCCCGAGCCATGTTTACCAGGGCGAGTTGCAGTACCGGCATCACGGCGGCGTTTACACCGGTGTGAACGTACAATCAGCCTCGCGCACCGCAGTGGATTACGCCAATACCTTCTATGCGCCCTCATACACCATTTGGGGAGCAAACATCGGCTACGAAGCACCCAAGGGCGACTGGAAAGTTTCACTGGATCTCAAGAATCTGGCGAACAAGGCCTATGTCTCGGCAGTGACGCCGCAGTACAACGTGGCCGGGGCCGATACGGCGTCGCTGTATCCGGGGGATGGAATCGGGGCTTATGTGGGGTTTGAAGTGAGGTATTAAGACTGATGCCACCTGTAGGACCGGATTTATCCGGGAAGCGGCCTGTAAATCCACTGCATCTCCTGGATCAGGAAGAATGTCTTCCCGGATGAATCCGGTCCTACACCGGCTGCGTGAAGACGCAGCCCGTACAACCCGCCCGGTTCTATCCTTAGCGCCACAAAGTCTAATTTTCCAGACCGATCTGCCATTACAGTCGATACCGGTCATAGACGCATTTTAAGGACGATCATGAACGCCAGGATTTTTGCTTTAGGCTTTTCCACCCTTCTCGCTTCATCCTTCAGCCAGGCGGCTGCACCCGATACCTCGATCAGCGATACGCAGTACAAGAGCGTGCTGGAAGGTTCATGGCGAGCCAAACAGAACAGTGTGCGCGACAGCCATCGTCACCCGCAGGAAACCTTGAAGTTCTTCGGTTTGCAGAGCAACCAGATCGTGATCGAAATCACGCCCGGTGGCGGTTGGTACAGCGAGATTCTTGCGCCCTTGCTCAAGGAACACGGGCATTACATTGCAGCCCTGCAAGCGCCCTCCTCGGGTGACTATTACAAGAAAGCTGCCGACAGTCTGAAGCAGAAATTCAAGGCCGATCCAGAGCGCTACGGCAAAGCGGAATTCATCGAGTTCGATCCAAAGACACCCGTCTTCGGCAAACCCGCCTCGGCCGACCGGGTCCTGACGTTCCGCAACGTGCATAACTGGGTACTTGCCGATGATGCACCGCAAACATTCGCGGCCTTCTTCAAGGTCCTGAAACCGGGCGGAGTGCTGGGTGTGGTCGACCACCGCGCCAAAGA encodes:
- a CDS encoding class I SAM-dependent methyltransferase, whose product is MNARIFALGFSTLLASSFSQAAAPDTSISDTQYKSVLEGSWRAKQNSVRDSHRHPQETLKFFGLQSNQIVIEITPGGGWYSEILAPLLKEHGHYIAALQAPSSGDYYKKAADSLKQKFKADPERYGKAEFIEFDPKTPVFGKPASADRVLTFRNVHNWVLADDAPQTFAAFFKVLKPGGVLGVVDHRAKDGTDLESIKKSGYLPTDYVVKLATDAGFTLEAQSEVNANPKDTKDYPAGVWTLPPALKLGEQDKARYVAIGESDRFTLRFVKPEK